The sequence AATTTTTGTATTGTAGTCATCTATTGTTATTCCAAGCTCTGTTTGATCCTTCCAACCTATCCATGGAGCCTTATTTTTATACACTCCATTTATAAGATAGTGGATATTTTTTCCTTCACTTGCTACCTTCCCATCAAAATCTCTTTTATTTACGATTCCAATATTGTTAGCTATATTTCCATTTCCCATAAAGAAACGGTAATAATTTCCAGCCTCTTCATCCTCTCCAGTTTGTGCTACTGGAATGATATTTATTTTGTCCTCATCCTTTTTATCTACTTTATAGGCCTTTTTTAAGTATCCACTTGGAGTACCCTTTTTTCTATTTATCTCATCTACAACTCTCAAAAGATTGTCATAAGATCCTCTTTCTATAGGTTCTAAAGTCTCATCACTTGAAAGCACTCTGTAGTTTGGATTTGGATATACCTTTTCATCATCCCCATATCCATAGCTTGATATTCCTAATACTATCATCATCAACATGCAAATCTTTTTATTCATCAATCTATCTCCTTTATAGCTCTTCTTATCTCTTGATTAACTACAACTTAATTAAAACTTCACATTAAGTTCCATATAGTAATTTCTTTCAGGTGCAGGATATGCTTCCTTACTTGTTTCACGTAGGTTATACTTAGTAGAAGCCAGATTTTTTATCCCTGCTTTAAGTGAAGCGTGGTCATCTATCTTATAAATCATTCCCACATCTACAACTCCATGACCTTTGATATTAAATCTGCTTACATTGTCATCATCATCCAGTTCTCTTGCTTCTTTTTTACCTTCATAAGTATAATTTCCTGTAAGTGATAGATGCTCTGTTAAACTATATTTCGCTCCAAGTGTAAGTTTCATAGAAGGAACCATAGGAATTTTGTCATTTTTCTTTATGTTATATCTTGGATCTCCCTTTATTACCTTGGCATTTACAAATGTTGCTGACTCTGAAAGTGATAGTTTGTCTGTTAGTTGTTGCTCTGCCTCAAGCTCCAGTCCCATACGTCTTGTCTTTCCTATATTTCTATATTTCCATCTTTTTACTGCAGGATTTGTAACTCCTGAATTTATAAGAGTAATCTCATCCTTTGTATCTGTCATAAATAGTGATGCAGATAGGGTTGTAAAATCAAACAGGTAATCTCTCATTCCAAGTTCAACAGTATCAGTAATTTCTGATTTAAGTCCATTTGCCACATAGATTGAAGCTACATTTACAATAGGTGGAATAAACATTCCATTTGGATTTTTTAACTTTGTATCATGGATTTTATCTGTAAGCTGTGTTGCAAATGGTGTTACAAATCCATGCTCATATCTTAAAAATCCTGCTCCTGTGTCTCTATATCTATATAATCCACCTATCTCTCCAGCATAGTTATGAAGCTTTTCATCTGTTTCAACATGCTGGATTTTTGGATCTAAAAATGGCATTGTATTTGGTCCATTATGACGGTATCCACTATACTTTGTAAGCTCTCCTCTTAATCCAGTTGTAAAATCAAATTTCTCTCCAATATTTAATTTATTAAATGCATAAAGAGCATGAGATTCCTTTGATAGATCTATATGGACCTTATTTATTACTGGTTTTCTATCTCCAGATGAAAGATTTACATTGGAAATTCCATCATTGTATGTCTTCAAAGTTTCAGATCTTACATATGAATCCCTTTTATTTGTTGATTTGTAATAATCATATCCAAGGAAAAGATTTCCACCATCATATTTATAGTTTGTCTTAAGTTTTATTCCATTTTTATCCTCACTGAATTTAGCCTTCATTTGAGATTTTACATCCTGAAAATGGTATATTACTTTGTTAGCTGTAAATTTTCTATTGCTCAAAGTTATATCAATATCATCTACACTCTCTGTTTCAATATCCCTTTTCTGTTTCTGTTTAAAGGCTGTAGCACCAAAGGTAAAGTTCTCATTATTTTTATATTCATAGTCAAAAGTATAACTCTGGTTTTTAGTTTCCAAATCCATATTAAGACCAGGTGCTCTTCTGTTATGAGCTAATAGTTCCTTTGATATCTCAGTTGTTCCATCATTTTTTTCTTTTCCATTTCTTCCTTGGAATCTTATCTTATTTTTATCATTGATTTTATAATCAAATCCTCCTAAAAATACTGTATTTGCCTTGTCTTCAGATCTTCTATACCCCTCACTATTGATATAATTAAATCCATAGTTTACATAGAGGCTGTCTGTAATATTTTGTCCACCAGCAAATCCAAAATTTCTATTATCATAAGATCCATATTTCATATCCATAAAAAAGTTATTTTTCGTAGCATTGGAATTTGTCTGAATATTTACTACTCCTCCCACAGATCCACTTCCATAAAGAGTTGCTCCACCACCAGGTATTATCTCAATTTTACTTATTGATTCTATTGGAATTGAGTTAATAGGAAGGCTAGACATATTCTCTTCAGTGGGATTGATACTTATTCCATCAACCATTATCTTTACTCTGCTTAATGATTTCTCTCCACTTCCACGCATATCCACTCTTGGCCCAAAAGCTGTATTTTGTACTACAACCCCTGGTGCATCCCTAAGTACATCTTCAACATTTTTATAGTTTTTTTCCTGAATCTGCTCCTTAGTCACTATATAGGTGTTTTTAGACATCTTTGGTGCCTTAATAAACTCCCTATTATAGCTTTTATTCTGTATAACACTTTTTCCAAGCTCAATAGTATTCCCACTGGCAAATGCCGTTGCACAAATAATAAAACTTAAAATTCCAACCCTTTTTTTCATTTTCATAACTCCTTTGTTTTTAAAAGTTTTTTTATATCAAAGTACTTATAGCATAAAGAGTGATTTTTAACAAATATACTTCAGAATATCTCATGTAGATATTTTTATAAATTCATGCAGTCTTTATAAATTTATATGCATTTTTTATATTATCTTGTGTTAAAAATATATTTACTTTTATAATTATTTGATATACAAAGTAAAATAATAAAAAAAATCAGCTATTAAGCTATATTTTACAGGTATACTGCATTGTATTTAGAAAATAGTATCTCCTCAAGTTCTTTAAGTTTCTTTTTATTCAGATAAAGAGTCTGTCCATTCCTGAATGTAATAGATTTATCTTTATAGTTTAAAGACTCAATTTTAGAAAGGTTTATTATTGTTCCCCTCTCTATTTTTACAAAATCCTTATAACTTTGTATCTGCTCAATCTCAGAAAATTTCTTCTTTACAGCAAATACTCGTCCATCTTCGAGATTAAAATTACACTCTCTTTCAATACTTGAATAGGTTATACTGTCGATGGTATCAAGCTTTAACATCCCAACTTTAGAGCAATCAGTAACAAATACAGTATCAACTTTTGAAAGCCTGTTGCAGATGCAGTCAAGTTCCTTTCTAATGCCACTTATATCGTTTTTCAGCAGATATCGTATCTTATACTTTGACTTGCTGGAATTCATTACCACATTGATATTTTTTTCAACTAGAATCATTACAGGTATTCCAATGTTGCAATAAAACTTAATTTGACTTTCAGCATAATCCATTTTTCCATCAATAACCATTACATCAACATTCTTTTCTAACCCCTTTTTATTTTTCATGTTGATGTATTCCAGGTGATTATCACAAAAAATACTCTCTTCAAGTTCCCTATCTAAGTACACTCCTATCATTTTATCCCTCTCCTTTTCCCAAGTTATTTCAAAATCTGTTTATAATCATAACACAATGAAGTTAAAATATCAATATTTAATTATTTGTAAGTCAAATAAATTGATTATTTTATTTTTTGCTATTGACTTTTTTAGATTATAATAGTATTATCCTAATTGATTGATTAGTATCACTTAACAAAATATTAAGGAGGATTATATGCTGTACTATTTAAAAGTTGGGGGACCTTTAATGTGGATATTGTTTGCTATGTCTATAATATCCCTCACTGTAATTTTAGAAAGAACATGTTTTTTCTGCAGACGTGAAAGATTTCATAATAAAAACTTTAATTCAGAAATAATTGCTGCTGTTGCAGCTGAAGACATGAAATGTGCAATTAATCTATGTGAAAATGAAAATAACTCAGTTGGATGTACTGTAAAATCATTTTTATGCAGATGTGATAGAAATGGGGACTTTCACCATTTTGATCAGCTTGTAAAAGAGATTGGAATTGATGAAGTAGGAAGCTTGGAAAAGAGGCTTCATATTCTTGGAATCATTGGGTATACCGCACCTATGATTGGACTTCTAGGTACAGTAACCGGTATGATTCAGGCATTTCAAAATATGGCATCTCTAGGAGCTGGAGACCCAACTATTGTAGCTGCTGGAATATCTCAGGCTCTTGTTACAACTGCTGGTGGTCTTATTATTGCTATTCCAACAATTATTGCTTACAATCTGTTTAACAAAAAAATAGAGGATACTGAAGGGGAAATAGACAAGATAACTACCAATTTAATCAATATTTTAAGAAAGAATTAGGTGATAATATGGCACAGTTTAGAAAAAAAAGGCCTATTATGGCTCTTGATCTCACACCACTTATAGATGTTGTATTCTTACTTATCATATTTTTTATGGTATCTACTACTTTTAACAAGTATGGAAAGATAGATATTGACCTGCCAAGTTCCAAACTTGAGACTCCTGAAAAACAGGATAAATCTCTTGAGGTGATTATAGATAAACATCAAAATTACTTTATCAGTGAAAATGGTAAAACTAGACAGATTGATTTTTCCAGCATAGATCAATATTTAAAAGGTGTAAATGAGGTCACTGTATCTGGGGATAAGGATCTTAAGTATCAAACTATTATGGATACTGTAACTAAAATAAAAGAAAATGGAATCACCAATTTAGGAATAAATTTCTATGAGTAGAAAAAAATGCTATAGAGGTGAGATCAATATAACATATTTTTTCATAGTTGCCCTTCTCATCCACCTCTCACTATTTATATTTAGAGAATATTCAATTAAAGGAGATTCAAATCTTGGAATTAGAAGCAATGGAGCTCCAATATCTGTCCAGGTAAAAAGTGATACTTTTAAAAAGCCACGTCCTTCCTCTGGAACTCAGCTGGAAGCTAAGGCAGAAAAAAAAGCAGAACCTGAAAATAAAGCAGTAAAAGAAGATTTTCTAAGTAAAATCAAAGACAAGAAAAAAGAAAAAAAGATTGAGAAGAAAAAAGAGGTAACTCCCCAGAAGGAACTAAAAAAACAGAATCAAAAAACAAAGGAAACAGATAACAATTCAAATGCTACTCAGAATCAAGCTCCAGCAACAGCTATGTCAGATCCAAATTCAGATCAGGATTTTTTATCAGGCAATTTCTCTATTGGAACTGATGGAAGTGTAGTTGCAGCTTCAGCTGATGGAATTGATTATCAGATTGTAAAACAGATAGATCCAGAGTATCCTAAACAGGCTAAAAGAATAAGATATTCTCAAACTGTAGTAGTTAAAGCTAAATTTCTTGTAGGTTTAAATGGTAATATTGAAGATATCAAGATTTTAGAATCTCATAGTAAGCTGGGATTTGATAAGGCAGTAATAGATGCTTTACATCAATGGAAATTTAAACCAATTTTTTATAAAAACAAGAATATTAAGGTCTATTTTACCAAATCCTTTGTATTTGAGAATATAGACTAAAAAAGACAGAAGGTTTCCCTCCTGTCTTTTTCATACGAACTATATAATAAAACTATTATAACGGCTTAATTATAGTGTAAGATTTTTTTCTGTTTCAATATCAAAAATATGGCATTGCTCCATGTTGAAGCAGAATAATTCTGTATCACTGAAATTTGCTCCAGTAGATTTTTCAACTGGAATTCTACAACTGAATTGTTCATTTCCTAAAGTGAAGTATATAAACTCCTCATTTCCCATTTGCTCAACTATATTTATTCTTCCTGGAACTAAATATGCATCTGGAGCAACAAGTTTATTTCCAACATTTTCAGGTCTTATTCCAAACCATACTTCCTTATTTATATTAGATTTAACTTTTTCTGCTTTATCTTTAGGAAGTTTTAATAATATATCATCAGTTAATTTAACAAAGACTTCCTTATCCTTTTCAACTAATGTTGCTTTAACTATATTCATAGCTGGTGATCCTATAAACCCAGCAACAAATTTATTTGCAGGTTTTGAATAAAGGTTTAATGGTGTATCTACCTGCATAATCTTACCAAAGTTTAACACACAGATTCTATCTCCCATTGTCATTGCTTCAACCTGGTCATGAGTTACATAAATCATTGTAGCATTTTGTCCCTCTGCTTTAAGTTGTTTATGAAGTTGAGTTATCTTAACTCTCATTGATACTCTTAATTTTGCATCAAGGTTTGATAAAGGTTCGTCAAATAGGAATACATCAGGTTTTCTTACAATAGCTCTACCTACTGCAACCCTTTGTCTTTGTCCTCCTGACATCTCTTTAGGTTTTCTATCTAACAGTTGTGTTATTTCCAGTTTTTCAGCTGCTTCTCTTACTCTTCTATCAATTATCTGTTTATTAACTTTTGCCATTTTTAATCCAAAAGCCATGTTTTCATAAACTGTCATATGTGGGTATAGTGCATAGTTTTGGAAAACCATTGCTATTCCTCTATCCTTAGGAGGCAAGTCATTTACCAGCTTGTCGCCTATGTAGATTTCCCCTCCTGTTATATCTTCAAGACCTGCTATCATTCTAAGTGTTGTTGATTTTGCACATCCTGATGGCCCTACAAAAACCATAAATTCTCCATTTTTAATTTCCAAATCAATTCCATGTACGGCCTTAAAACCATTGGGATATTGTTTTTCTACTTTTTTTAGTACAACTTCCGCCATATTAAAACTTCCTCCTTGTGACTTACTACATTTTTACTTTTTTATTTTAAATATTGTTTAACAAATCTTATACACTCTTTTGCTGTGTTCACTGTTGAATTTTCAAGAAGAATATCTATATCATCTTTATATTTTTGAAGTTCACTCATAAAAAATTCAACATCAAACATTCCTTTTCCAATAGGTACAGCTTTTATTTCTCCATCTTTTATAATAAAGTCTTTCAGATGGATTTTTTCAATTTTATCCCCAAATAATTTAAAAGATTTAACAATAATCTCCCTTTGCTCTCTGTAGTTATCTACTGTTAAAAAATTAACAGGATCAAATATAACTTTAAGATTTTCTGAATCTATAGTTTTTAATGCTCTGTGCATTTTTTCCGGTGTGGCAATAATATGTTTTGCCACACCTTCAATAGCTAAATTTGTATTTAAATTTTCAGCATGTTCTACCAATTCCTTTACTGATTTTAAAAACAGTTCAAAAGCTTCCTCTGTTGCATTAAGTTTTGTGTAGGTATATGTAGTGTTAAAACATCCTGTTTCTGTTCCAACAAGGCTTGTATTTAGTAATTTTGATAAGTACAAATGTGCCTTAAATTTATCCAAGCTTTTTCTTCTGCTTTTTTCATCTGTATCGGTTAAATTAATATAACAACCTAATACTGAAATATCTATACCATTTTCTTTTAATTTTTCAGATAAGAAATTAGCAAATTCTTTATTTAATTTTTCTTCTGAGTAGGTAAAATCTATAAAAGATTTGTTCAAAGCCAACTGAATACATTCTCCATCCAGACTTTTCACCAGTTTTAACAATTCTGAAAAATCCTTTATTTCATATTTTCCCATATCATGTGCCCTTATACCAAATCTAATCACATTACCACTCCTATTTTTAAATTTTAATTATTTATTTCTTTCTAAAAATTCATTAGTAGTTTCCACTACTTTTTCAGCAAACTCATCTGAAGAAATCTGATTATAACCTAAGTTATCCACTAAATCTTTCAGTTCACTGTGTAATTGTTTATGTTCAAATAATGGGTGTATTCCATTTCCTGCAAAAGACATTACCTTATTATGAGCTTCAAGCATAAATGGATCTAATAGATTTTCTTTTTCCAATAATGCAATAGCTTTTTTATTTGCAGGGATACCTCTTGAAACTCCTAATATCTTAACTGCTTCATCATCAGTTAATAAGAAATTAAGTAATTCTGCTGTTTCTTTAGGATGCTTAGTATCCTTATTTATAGCAAATGCCATTGAAACTTTTGTAAATCCAGAATTATGATCTCCCAAATCTTTTGGATAATCTCCAACTACAAGTTGTTCCCCTTCTTGTAAAGAGTCTCTCCATTTAAGTGATGCACTATCCCATTCATATGTTCCACCAAATTTACCAATAATCCAGCTTGGATGTTGGTCAAGTTGAACATTTCCTGCTGCTGCTCTATATTCCAGTGATGGAATAGTTTTTGTATTTACCAGGTCAAGATAAAAATCTGCAGCATTTTTTATCTGTTCTTTTGTATACGCAACTTTATTATCTACAATAAATGGTTTTCCAGTTTCCTGTTCAAGTTTATAAAGCATCAATAATAATGCTCCATAGTAGTCTGTTTCAAATGGAAAATAATCTTCTCCTAATTTTTCTTTCATAACTACTGCATCTTCTTTCATCTCTTTAAAGCTCTTAGGAATATTAAGTCCTGCTCTATCAAATGCAGTTTTATTGTATAAAAATACTCTTCCTGCAACTCCATATGGAATAGCATTTAATTTACCATCTATAGTACATTGAGATAATAAATTACTATCATATTGAGAAAGATCAATTATTGATGATAATTTATTTAAATCATAAAATCCATTTCCATCTTTTGAAAATATATTTATCCAGTTCCAGTTGATTTGCATTAAGTCAGCAGCCATTCCTCCTGCCATTTGAGTAGTAATTTTTTCCTGCCAACCTTGCCATCCACCATATTCTGTTTTAACTTTGATGTTCGGATGTTTTTCTTCAAATAATTTTACAGCTTCTACAGTCTTTTTATGTCTATCTTCTCCACCCCACCATGACATTCTTAGTACAACCTGATTGTCACCTGATGCTGAAGATGTTTCTTTCTTTTCTCCGCATGCTCCAAATAACATTAGAGATGCTACACCTAAACAAAATACTTTTTTTAAATTCATAGTTGAATTTCCTCCCTATTTAAAAAATTACAGTTAAACTATTTATTTTCTTCTAAAAAGTTATTTGTAACATCAATTATATCCTGTGCTGTTTCTTCTGCTGTTTTGTTACCATATCCAAATGTTTCTATTATTCCTCTTAAATCTGTATTAAGTTTTTTATGCTCAAATAATGGGTGTGTTCCTTTTCCTGCAAAACTTTTTACAGTTTTATTAGCTTGGAATCCAAGCCCTTTAAGTTGATTATTTTCTTCTAAAACAGTTACAGCCACTTCATTTGATGGAATACCTCTTGAAGTTCCCAATATCTTAATTGCGTCTGGATCTGTTGTTAGGAAATGAATAAGTTCCGCAGCTTCTTTTGGATGTTTTGTATTCTTTTTAATTGCAAAAGCCATTGATATTTTATTAAATCCTGACTTATTATCACCAAAATCTTTAAAATAAGGTGCTACAACTAAAGTTTGCCCCTCTTCTAAAGCATCTTGCCATTTTTGTGCTGAACTGTCCCACTCATAAGTTCCAGCATACTTTCCTGTAATCCAGCTTGGATGTTGATCTAATGGAACAAATCCTGCTGCTGCTCTTACTCTAAGAGATGGCATTACATGATTATCAATTAAACTCTGATAAAAATTAATCGCATCTACTAACTGCTCTTTTGTATAAGCTACTTTATTGTCTACAATAAATGGTTTTCCAGTTTCCTGCTCAAGTTTGTATAACATTAGTAACAGAGCACCATATACATCTGTATCAAATGCATAATACTCATCACCAAGTTTTTCTCTAATAACTTTAGCTGATTTTGTAAGTTCATCAAAAGATGTAGGCACAGGAAGACCAGCTTTTTCATACACAGTTTTATTTATATAAAATACTTTTCCTGTAACTCCAATAGGTACAGCATTTAATTTACCATTAACTGTACATTTTTCTAAAAGATCTGGAGAATAGTTTTTATCCAGTTCCAAAATATCTCTAACTTTATTCAAGTCATAAAAACCTTTACCATCTCTTGAAAAAATATTTATCCAGTTCCAGTTAATTTGCATTACATCTGGTGATGTATTACCTACTATTTGAGTTGTTACTTTTTCCTGCCAACCTTGCCATCCACCATATTCTGTTTTAACTTTAATATTTGGATGTTTCTCTTCAAATAGCTTTACAGCCTCAATGGTTCTCTTGTGTCTGTCATCGCTACCCCACCATGAAATCTTTAAATTTACTGTTTTTTCAGCTGCTTTTACTACAGTTGGAAAAGCAATACTTAAACCTAAAAAACTCATTAATAAAATTTTCTTTAAATTCACTTTCATACCTCCACTTTTTTAGTCATATACTAGGATATAAGTTTCATTTTGATAAAAAAATATAATATTTTTTGACTATTGTCAAATGAAATGTTTGATTTTTTTACATTTAAGTGGGTAAAACTTCATTTTTTCAAGAATTTAAATGATTTTTATTTTTCCAAATAATATTTTTTGTTAACAGACATGACGTTTCTTTTTTGCAAAAATCTAATTCTTTTTTTAAATTTGTATTAAAAATTTAAATATATTTTTTTTGCAAAAAAATAAAAAAGAGAAGTTTTTTATTTCTTCTCTTTTTAAGCAAAATAACTCGGATATTTTTCTAATAAATAATCCATTTTATTTTTGAAGTTTGACAGATGACAGTCAACTATTGAATCAACTTTATCCTTCTCTTTATTTTTTATAATTTCAAGTATCTCTTTGTGTTGCTCGAGAGTCGGTATTAAGTTTGTTTTTTCTACAGCATCTAAAAATCTCACTCTGTCATAATGTGTACTCAATGATTGAATTGAATTCCATACTTTTTCTTTCCCAACTTCCTTATAAATCAATCTATGAAACTCATTATCTAGGAAAAACAGTTCAGAATGGTCTTCTTCAACTTGAGAAATTATGTTTTGAAACTTTAAATTCTTTTCAAGCTCTTTTATCCCAGCTTCAGAAAAATTATCTATAGCTAATCTTAAAATCTCTTTTTCAAGAATTTTTCTCATAAAATATGCTTCTTCCACTATATTTAAATCTATCAGAGACACAAAAGAACCTTTTTGAGGGTAAACATTCATAAGTAATTCCTCTGACAATCTAACTATAGCCTCTCTAATTGGAGTTCTACTTACACTTAAAGCTGAACATATATCTGCTTCACTTATAATTGTTCCCGGTTTTATAGTCAATGTCATAATATTCATTTTTAAGATTCTATAAATATAGTGCTTTGTATTTTCTCCAAATTGCCTGTTAATTTTTATTAATTCCATATAGCACCTCCACGAAATTATTATATCAGAAGTTCTCAGATATGTAAAATTCAAATTATTATACATTTCCTACTAAAACTATACACTAAAAACTAAAATAATATAAAAACTTCTTGACTTTTTTCTAAATCCATACTAGGATACTAGTATAAAATAAAAAGTAGGAGGGTTTTAAATGGAATTTAAGACTGTTATTTGTGAGACTTATATTGATAATTTTTTAAAAAACTACAAGCCTTACAAAGGAAAGTGGTGTTATGAAGATGGTTGCCTATTACAGGGATGCCTATTATTATACAAAGCTACTGGAGAAAAAAAATATTTAGATTTTATACTTAAATATTTAAATGTTTTTGTTTCAGATAATGGCGATTTAAGAGGATATGTAAAAGAAGATTACAATATTGATAACATCAATGCCGGAAAAGTTTTATTTGATATCTATAATTTAACAAAAGATAAAAAATATAAAAAAGCGATAGATAATCTTTACAGTCAGCTTCTTACTCATCCAAGAACTGAATGTGGAAACTTCTGGCATAAAAAAAGGTATGAAAATCAAGTATGGTTAGATGGATTATATATGGTAGAACCTTTCTATACCAGATATGAAACTGAATTCAATAATAAAAAAAATTATGCAGATATCTATAAACACTTTACAAATGTAAGAGATAACATGTTTGATGAAGATAAAAAATTATATTATCACGCTTGGGATACTGCTAAGAAACAGGAATGGGCTGATAAAAACACTGGCCTTTCTAAAAATTTCTGGGTAAGAGCAATTGGATGGCTGTTAATGGCTATGATTGATACCCTTGAATATATGTCAGAAGAAATTTTTTATGAATACAGAGGCCTTCAAATCCTGTTTAAAGAAGCTGTCTATGGAGTACTGCAATATCAGGATCCTAAGACACATATGTGGTATCAGGTAGTTGATAAAGGTGGAGAACCTAAGAACTATGTTGAAACTTCAGGAAGTTTAATGATTGCTTATGCAATGATGAAAGGTGCAAGACTTGGTTTCTTAAATGATAAATACAGAGAAATAGGACTTGAAGCATTTAAAGGAATTTGCAATACATATCTTAAAAAGAAAGATGATCAATTAACTTTAGAAGGTATTTGTCTTGTTGCTGGCCTTGGTAATTTTGATAATCAGCTTAGAGATGGAAGCTATGAATATTACATGTCTGAACCAGTGGTAGCAGATGATGTTAAAGGATCTGGAATATTCTTAATGGCTTATAGCGAGGTTTTATTATTGAATAAAGAATTGGAGGAATCTAATTATGAAAAATAAAAAATTAGTCGGATATCTATTTATAGCCCCATGGATAATTGGATTTTTAGTATTTACAGCTTATCCTTTTATATCATCACTATGGCTAAGTTTTACAGATTATAACCTGTTAAGTGCTCCAAAATTTGTAGGATTAGGTAACTACACTAAGCTTTTTAAGGATCCACTTTTCTTAAAAACTTTAAGTAATACTTTAAAATATGTTTTTATCACTGTACCTATTAAACTTTCATTTGCACTATTTATTGCAAATATTCTTAACTATAAACTAAAAGGAATTAACTTCTTTAGAACAGCTTATTATATCCCTTCAATTTTAGGAAGAAGTGTTGCTATTGCTGTACTTTGGAGATTTTTATTTTCAGATCAGGGACTTATAAATATAATTATTAATTTCCTTGGAATTGAACCTATCTCATGGTTAGGTGATCCTAAATATGCACTATTTACTGTAAGTTTATTAAGAGCGTGGCAATTTGGATCTGCAATGGTTATTTTCCTTGCTGCACTGAAAAATATTCCAGAAGATTTATATGAATCAGCAAGAATTGAAGGTGCTTCTAAACTTGCACAATTCTGGTATATCACAATACCTATGATATCTCCTGTAATATTCTTTAACTTTATAATGCAATTAATTCAAGCATTCCAGGAATTTAATGGTCCATATATAATCACAGGAGGAGGTCCTCTTAACTCAACAAAACTTCTTCCTCTTCTAATATATGATAATGCATTTAACTATTATCAAATGGGATATGCTTCAGCAATATCTTGGATACTTTTCCTAATTATTATGGTATTTACTGTATTTGCATTTAGAAGCCAAAAATATTGGGTTCACTATTCAGATAATGGGGAGGAATAAAAAATGGCTAACAGACTTAGAAAAACACAAATTAAAAATAATATAAAATCTGGAATTAGATATACAATTCTGATTCTTGTTGGGATAGTTATGCTTTATCCATTAATTTGGCTTTTAGGAGCTTCATTTAAAACAAATGCTGATATCTTTACAAGTATTGGTTTTATTCCTAAGGATTTCAAATTTGATTTTACTGGATATATAAATGGATGGAAAACATCTACTGAATATACTTTTGCTACATATTTCTTAAACACATTTAAAATAGTAATTCCAAAAGT is a genomic window of Fusobacterium sp. DD2 containing:
- a CDS encoding TonB-dependent receptor; translated protein: MKKRVGILSFIICATAFASGNTIELGKSVIQNKSYNREFIKAPKMSKNTYIVTKEQIQEKNYKNVEDVLRDAPGVVVQNTAFGPRVDMRGSGEKSLSRVKIMVDGISINPTEENMSSLPINSIPIESISKIEIIPGGGATLYGSGSVGGVVNIQTNSNATKNNFFMDMKYGSYDNRNFGFAGGQNITDSLYVNYGFNYINSEGYRRSEDKANTVFLGGFDYKINDKNKIRFQGRNGKEKNDGTTEISKELLAHNRRAPGLNMDLETKNQSYTFDYEYKNNENFTFGATAFKQKQKRDIETESVDDIDITLSNRKFTANKVIYHFQDVKSQMKAKFSEDKNGIKLKTNYKYDGGNLFLGYDYYKSTNKRDSYVRSETLKTYNDGISNVNLSSGDRKPVINKVHIDLSKESHALYAFNKLNIGEKFDFTTGLRGELTKYSGYRHNGPNTMPFLDPKIQHVETDEKLHNYAGEIGGLYRYRDTGAGFLRYEHGFVTPFATQLTDKIHDTKLKNPNGMFIPPIVNVASIYVANGLKSEITDTVELGMRDYLFDFTTLSASLFMTDTKDEITLINSGVTNPAVKRWKYRNIGKTRRMGLELEAEQQLTDKLSLSESATFVNAKVIKGDPRYNIKKNDKIPMVPSMKLTLGAKYSLTEHLSLTGNYTYEGKKEARELDDDDNVSRFNIKGHGVVDVGMIYKIDDHASLKAGIKNLASTKYNLRETSKEAYPAPERNYYMELNVKF
- a CDS encoding LytTR family transcriptional regulator DNA-binding domain-containing protein, which gives rise to MIGVYLDRELEESIFCDNHLEYINMKNKKGLEKNVDVMVIDGKMDYAESQIKFYCNIGIPVMILVEKNINVVMNSSKSKYKIRYLLKNDISGIRKELDCICNRLSKVDTVFVTDCSKVGMLKLDTIDSITYSSIERECNFNLEDGRVFAVKKKFSEIEQIQSYKDFVKIERGTIINLSKIESLNYKDKSITFRNGQTLYLNKKKLKELEEILFSKYNAVYL
- a CDS encoding MotA/TolQ/ExbB proton channel family protein, which codes for MLYYLKVGGPLMWILFAMSIISLTVILERTCFFCRRERFHNKNFNSEIIAAVAAEDMKCAINLCENENNSVGCTVKSFLCRCDRNGDFHHFDQLVKEIGIDEVGSLEKRLHILGIIGYTAPMIGLLGTVTGMIQAFQNMASLGAGDPTIVAAGISQALVTTAGGLIIAIPTIIAYNLFNKKIEDTEGEIDKITTNLINILRKN
- a CDS encoding biopolymer transporter ExbD; the encoded protein is MAQFRKKRPIMALDLTPLIDVVFLLIIFFMVSTTFNKYGKIDIDLPSSKLETPEKQDKSLEVIIDKHQNYFISENGKTRQIDFSSIDQYLKGVNEVTVSGDKDLKYQTIMDTVTKIKENGITNLGINFYE
- a CDS encoding energy transducer TonB, encoding MSRKKCYRGEINITYFFIVALLIHLSLFIFREYSIKGDSNLGIRSNGAPISVQVKSDTFKKPRPSSGTQLEAKAEKKAEPENKAVKEDFLSKIKDKKKEKKIEKKKEVTPQKELKKQNQKTKETDNNSNATQNQAPATAMSDPNSDQDFLSGNFSIGTDGSVVAASADGIDYQIVKQIDPEYPKQAKRIRYSQTVVVKAKFLVGLNGNIEDIKILESHSKLGFDKAVIDALHQWKFKPIFYKNKNIKVYFTKSFVFENID
- the ugpC gene encoding sn-glycerol-3-phosphate ABC transporter ATP-binding protein UgpC produces the protein MAEVVLKKVEKQYPNGFKAVHGIDLEIKNGEFMVFVGPSGCAKSTTLRMIAGLEDITGGEIYIGDKLVNDLPPKDRGIAMVFQNYALYPHMTVYENMAFGLKMAKVNKQIIDRRVREAAEKLEITQLLDRKPKEMSGGQRQRVAVGRAIVRKPDVFLFDEPLSNLDAKLRVSMRVKITQLHKQLKAEGQNATMIYVTHDQVEAMTMGDRICVLNFGKIMQVDTPLNLYSKPANKFVAGFIGSPAMNIVKATLVEKDKEVFVKLTDDILLKLPKDKAEKVKSNINKEVWFGIRPENVGNKLVAPDAYLVPGRINIVEQMGNEEFIYFTLGNEQFSCRIPVEKSTGANFSDTELFCFNMEQCHIFDIETEKNLTL